The genomic segment AAAAAGAACAGGGCGAGGATATATAATGTCAGTTGTTTCATCATCGGTTGGTTATTTAAACGTTCAGCAATCAATATCCGGGGTTCTGTATCAGATTCGGGTTGGCGCTCATGTCCGTTGTCGGGATCGGATACAGGTTAAATTTGGCATCCACACTGCGGCCGTCCATGACCCCGCCCTTCCATTGCCACGTATAGGCATTTCCAGTAAAACGTCCAAACCGGATCAGGTCAGTACGGCGGGTACATTCCCAGAACAGCTCCCGTCCGCGCTCAGCGAGAATAAAGTCAAGTGTCAGCTGAGCCTGCGTGATGGCCCCCGAATCATTCCCATAAGCACGTCTACGGATACCGTTGACCAGCGTTATGGCTTCCTGTACCGAGCCGCCACCGCCCCGCAATACAGCCTCAGCATACATCAGATAGACATCCGCCAGACGGATCATCGGAAAGTCCGTACTGACCAGACCTTCGTCGGTTTTATAACTGCCGTCATCCTTCAGGTTGGTAAATTTGACCACGCCATAACCCTGGCTCGATACTGAGGGATCTTCCACATCCAGCGACTGCCCATCTGTCCAGAAATCACCCCTGCTGTCGGTCCCATCAAATAGCGCTACAAATTCACGCAGCGTCCGAAAGCTATTCCAGCCTGATACCACCCCGTAATCCGAGGATTTCATGCTGCCCACAATAGGTCCGTTGACAAGGTAAGTTGTAGCGCCCCATGTCGTTGTATGATCCACATCCGCCTGGATGGGAAATATAATTTCACTGCTGCGTTTATCGTTGTCCGCATTAAACAGCTGCTTATAATCTGCATGCAGGGTATATCCTGCATCGATAATTTTTCGTGCATAGTTGACACAGTCCCCATAACGGGCCGTGCCTGTATACACCTGTGCATTCAGGTAGTTTTTGGCCAGCAGGGCCCAGGCTGCAGCACGGCTTACCCGGCCATATTCATTCTGCCGGGCTTCGGGCAGCAGCTCCGCGATCTGGGTCAGTTCCTGTTCGATAAAAGCAAAAAGATCGCTGCGGCTTATGCGCGGTGGAAAAAATGCCTTTACCGGATCTTTTTCCGTCACAAAAGGTACATGACCATACAGGTCCATGGCATGGCTGTAGGCTAGTGCACGCAGAAAACGGGCTTCGGCCGCAAAAGCTGCGATCTGCGCCTGTTCGGCCGGACCAAATGTCGCTATTTTTTCTGCTGTGGCATTGCGCAAAAATTCGTTGCACAGGGCCACTGTGTAATAAATACGGTAATACATCGCATTGACCCAAGTATCTGACGCACCCCAGGTCATGTACTGTATGTCAGTCATGTTGTCACCACCCGCCCAGGTGTAAACCACTTCGTCAGTAGGTACTTCCTGTAGATTAAAATACACCCTGAGGTATCCCCAGGAAGCGGTGCTGCCCGCCATATCGGGATCAGCATCCCCCCTGCCATTGCCGGCGACCGCAAAAGACGCATATAGTTTGGCCAGCACCGACCGATAGCCTTCCAGCGAGGTATACACCGATTCGGAAGTCGTCTCCACCGTAGGATACTGATTCAGGTCTTTTGTGCAGGACTGCCACAGCAACATCAGGCTCAGCAGTCCGAAACAATATCTCTTTATATTTTTCATTTCTATATCGTATTAAAAATCCATATTGACGCTTAGGGAGAAGGTTCTTGAGCGGGGATAAAACGAGCTGTCAAAGCCGTTTGGCACCTCTGGATCCACTCCGCTGTAGTTGCTGATGATAAAGACATTCTGGGCCACGGCACCCACCCGGAGGCTGGAAATCCTGCCGACCTTGCCAAAGCTGTAATTCAGCGTCAGATTCTCCATGCGCAGGAATGACGCATTTTCAACATAGTAATCCGAATAATACTGCCGGCTCTGAAAACCGGTATGAAAGTAGTCGCGGTGCAGGTTGTTGATCGCCGGATCCACATATTGGAGCGTTTCCCAGGCACTCAGGTTCATTTTTGTATTATTGAATACGTAATTGCCGAGGTTGGCGCGCAATGTGGTCGCTGCCGTCCATTTTTTGTAGGTCAGCTGTGTATTGAAGCCAAAAATCCATTTGGGTGCCGGCGACTGGTAGCGGTAGAGATCTTTTTCATCGATAGCACCGTCGCCGTTCAGGTCCGCATACACGCCTTCCAGCGGTTTGCCTGCTTCGTTGTACAGCTGCTTGTAGACATAAAACATATAAGGCTGATAGCCCGTAGTCAGGATCTGGATACCCCTACCGCTGACATTCGGTCCCACATAGCTGCCGACAGCAGTAGCGTCCTGCACCAGCGCAATATTGGTGACTTTCATATGTTGGTTGGTGGCATTGAAATTCACTTCCCAGCGCAGGTTGTCCTTCTGGATGGGCACGGTATTCAGCTGAAATTCAAAACCACGGCTTTCCACATTCCCCACATTGATGGTCGCGTTCTGATCAAAGTTGGTTCCCGCCGCCACCGGCACATTGGCCAGCAGGTCATGGGTCTTTCTGCTGTAGTACTCAACAGCACCAGATACCCTATTTTTCCATAAAGCGAAATCCACACCGTAGTTAAAGGCTTTGGTCGTCTCCCAGCGCAGGTCCCGGTTGTACACCATGGGGCGGTACACCAGATGGTACTGTTCTCCAAAACGGTATTGTGCATAGGCCGTTCCCTGATTATACACAGGCAGATATCCGTAGTTGCCGATCCCCTCCTGCTGCCCCGTGACACCATAACTGGCGCGGAGTTTCAGATCATCCAGAAAAGCGATGCTCTGCATAAACGGCTCCTGCGAAAGCCGCCATGCCAGGGCTACCGAAGGAAATGTGCCCCAGCGGTTTTCCGGGCTAAAGCGAGAGGTGCCATCCCTACGGACGGTGGCTGTCAGCAGGTAACGGCTGTCGTAGTTGTAATTGAGGCGCCCGTACCAGGAGATCAGTGTATGCCGCTCGTCCGATGCAATGGCCGTGGAGCGCACATCTCCAGCATCGTTGTAGTACACAATGGGCGGACGACGGGCGCTCCAGAACTGATAATCATGGCCCACCGTCAGGTCAAAGGTGCTCTTGATATCGGCAAACAGCTTATTGTAGTTCAGGTAGCCAGTAAACAGTTTGTTTTTGAGTGTCTGCTCATAGCTGTCATAGGCACCACCGATCGAAAAGTTGCTCGCGGCACTTGCCGGAATATGATTGTATCCGTCCCCCTTGGCATAGTCGTAGCCCAGGGTGAGGTGCGCTTTCAGTTCGGGGAGCACATGTAATTTGTAGTCAAGGTCAAGGTTTCCGACTGCACGGTTGACCGTGCTGCGGTGCTTTTCCTGGTTTAGCAGGCCCAGGGGATTGAGGTTGGCGCCCGTTGCCGGCAGGCCGGCGTTGTCCAGACTCTCGTAGTATCCACCATAGACATCTTTGCCCGAATAGATGGGCTGCGTCGGATTGAATGCCACTGCCGACCAGATGGCATCCGTGTTGGCAAAACGATTGTTGTTACGAGCTCCTTTGACATTCAAGTTAACGCTCAGGTGTTTATCGAAAAACGTAGGGCTAAGTACCAGGGCACCGGTCATGCGATCCGTTCTGTCGGTACGCAACGTCCCCTGCTGGTTATAATAGCCCACCGAAGCGCGAAAGGGCAAAGCGGTGCCGATCTTGCCCTGCAGGCTCAGGTTGTTGTCGGTACCTATGGCATCCTGAAAAACCTCAGACAGCCAGTCCGTGGAAGCGTTGCCCAGCAGCGCCTTCTGCGAAGCAGTCCCCTTACTATTGATCAGTCCGGCGAATTCTTCCCGTGACATCATATCGGCTACACCCAGGGCCTGCTGCAGCGATACGATCGATGAGAACGAAAGCCGTAGTGCATCGCCTTTCCCTTTCTTTGTGGTGATCAGCAAGACCCCGTTGGATGCCCGGGACCCATAGATGGCCGTCGATGAGGCGTCTTTGAGCACGGTCATGCTTTCAATATCGTTGGGGTTGATCAGGCTCAGAAAATTGCCGCTGTTGCCACTGATTCCGCCTGTTTCCAACGGCACCCCATCGAGGACGATCAAAGGGTCATTGCTGGCACTTAGCGAAGCCCCCCCACGGATGCGGATCGTGCTGCCCGATGAGGGCGATCCACTGTTGGCCATCACTTGTACACCAGCAGTTTTTCCATTGATCAGCTGTTCGGGGGAGCCCACCAGTCCACCATTAAAATCCTTGCTGCTCACCGTATTGACAGCGCCAGTCAGGTCTTTTTTCGTGGTGCTACCATAGCCTACGACCACCAGTTCGTCCAGCACCGTTCCCGCCTGCGCCATGGTGACATCCAATGTGGAGCCTGTGACAGTCAATGTCTGACTGCTGTAACCGACGATCGAAAACTGGAGCTGTGTTTTACCTTTGGGCATTGCGATACGGTATGATCCGTCGGCAGCCGTGGATGTTCCGATGGTTGTGCCGGCCACCAGCACGGTGACACCTGCGATGCCCTGCCCCTGTTCGTTGCGTACCACACCGCGGACATCCTGTTGCTGCACCAGCCCTATCCACCGGCTATCCCCACCCGGTGCTGCCTGCAGATGAGCAGTCCCCAGGCAGGATAGCAATGACAAGCCCAATACACTTGTTTTAAATGCCAAACCCTTCATATTTATCAGATTTATTCGTTTATAACTGTATTCTTTTTCCCTTTATATGTTGATTACACGCTGCGCATATACCGTGCAGCTTAGCGAAGCTCAGACAGGCCCGTGCTTCGCAGCTATTGCATTACTCCAGCCAGATGGCACCTACGCCCAACGATACACTTTCCATGTCTGCCGCCGAAAGGATCAGCTTTTCGACGGTGCCGGGGACAAACTGCGGTCCAGCTTCCGGATGAAAAAAGCGGTCGAGAAACACCGGATAAGGTGCTGGCAGCAAGGCCGTGGGCATCAGTCGCAGATCCGCCAGAGGGATGCGCAGCACGGTTTCCGCCTGCGACGCTGCTGTCACTCTGCTGGTATAGGTATACCCTTGGCTTGTCACAAAACCTATATTGAGCTTCGGATGACCGCCGCTACTTTTCAGCTGTACACACAGCTGTGTGGCAGCTGCCACACCAGCGGGCCTGCCTAGGATAGTCTGTTTGATGTCCCTTACCCAGAAGTACTGCGCCCCTTTGTCTCTGGTACCGATCTTATAGGTCCAGTACGGTAACTGCCCCGGGCTGCGTTCTGCAACAGCCTGCACATGGGCAGTTTCCGGAATCGCATAGGTCTCCAGCACAGCTTCTCTGGCGACAGGATCAAACAAAGAAATTGCCGCTTTAGGCTCATACAAATCCACTGTCCAATAGTCTCCCACCCGGTAATCCCAGTCCAGAGGATTGCCTGCACGATTGTCGGGGTAGGTATACCGTTGCCCGTCGATAAATACCGTCGCCGTATACTTCAGCTCACTGCCCTTCAGCATGGAAGCCGGCAGCTCCGCCGTGTAGCTGTAACCAGCATTGGGCATTAATTTAATATAGGGATTGTGCGCATTCCAGAAGGAGACCTCGTCCGTCTGCAGAATGATGGAATCAGGCTGCCTGTCAAAGACAAAGCGAAACTGCAGGGTGACTGGGTTTCCTTTTTCCAGCACCTCAGGCTTCTGGTGCACAAGGATAGGCTGCTGTAACGGCTGTACATGCGGTGCATGGTACTCACCCAGCAGGACATTGTTCCAGACGGTGGACGCTGTCCACCGATTTTTAGGTTGAAGACCCTTACGCTTCAGTAGGTAAACGCCGGGCGAGAGGGTGAGTTTGGTACCGTCTGCCGTGGCTGTGCCAGCCTCTCCGTCCTTTACCCCTAGCGGCTCCACGGTAAATGCACTGCCCAGGTCCGGAACACGAACATCCATATCCTGTCGCCGGTACAGGATATGTACCACTTCACGTCCGAGTGAAGGTTTGGCAAAAGGATCCGCAATTTTTTCCGCATCCGGCATGAGCTCAAGGCGCCATACGCCCGTCTCCAGGCGGTCCAGAAAGTAAGCCCCGGAGCCTGTATAACTGACTACCGGAGACCTGCCATGCCCTGCAATATGCTGCAGTCTGCGCGCGTCGACAGGATTTACATCCGTATGATTGCTATAATAATAGCGCTCGGCGGTATTCATCAATGACAAGTCCCGGCCGTAGCTGACCGTAAAGTCGCCAAAGACGGTATCCTGCGGGTAACGGCCAAATTTCTCATTACGCGGCACCCTATAGGCGACTTCCGCTGCGATCATCGTGCTCAGTGCCTTAGCAGGGGTGTAGGCCAGATTGAGGTAATGCGTCTGATATTCCGTATTGTACGCTGCAATATCCATCGGATCATAGGCAAACTGTGTGATCCATTGAAATCCTGCCGAACGAAAGGTGCGGCTCATGGCCGGATGCATATAACTGTAGAGGTTGTCTGCAGGATCATATTCATACACTGCCCGGGCCTTATTGTCAAAACCCTTCACATCTGAAAAAGGAATGCTGTACTGATCAATGTAAGGCAGGAAGTTGCCGTGGCGTTCCTTGCCGGCGACCAGCCCGACCGGGTACCATTGATAAGTAGTCCCCTGGATCGCCGAATCAAAGTACGCCCCCACATGATCCATGTTATGGCTGACATTGTAAAATATGGGCTTCTTATTCCCACTTTTCTTCATGGCAGCAACCATGCGGGCGATATAGGCTGACGTAGTCTGTACTGTACCCATGTGGCAAGGCTCATTGTTGATCTCAAAACCGATCACATAGGGATCGTCCTGATACGCATAACCTGTATAAGGGTTGACATGACGGAGCAGCTGACCGATATACCGTTCCTGTGCGGCAATAGCCTTCGGGTCGGCATGTACCTGACATTTATCATAATGATAGCTGAAAGCATCTGTATTTTCATTTTTTTCGGGATAGCCATTTCCGAAATTAGTCATCCCCGTGATCAGCATACGGATTCCTTTTTGCTGTAGCTTAAAAAATAGGTAATCAAGCAGATCCAGATGCACATTATTAATCAGATTGCCCTGCCGGTCTGATATCTCGACATCCCAGATATGGATACGGTAGGCATTATAGCCCAGACGGGCGAAGTGATAGACATCGCGGTCGATGGCCTGCTTATGGTCGATTCCCTTGTAGGCGAGTGCCCTGTATGCATGGGCAAACGGTACCGTATAATTGACGCCGTAGAAAGAAGCTTCGGCTCCTGAGTCCGACCAGCGCATCACACCCCGTTGGTCCACATATACTGTGGGTATCTTTTTACTGGCTTTCACCTGTGCCAGTAGATGGCCATAGCCAAAAAGAGCAAAGCAGCATAAAATAATTGCACGCATGGATTATCGATTTATAATTTTTGGTTATTCCTACCGCAAACCTATTCATCGACAACCTTTTTTAGCGCCACATATCGGACAAACAACAACACAAAATAGACATTTCGACCTATCCAATTTGGACATAGCAATATAAAACCCTAAATACCAACAAACTACCGATAGGTATCCATATACGATTTGGGAGACATGTCAAATTGTGCCTGAAAACATTTGGAAAAATAGGAGGCATTGGAAAAACCGACCATATACATCACTTCGGCTACGGTAAACTTCCGCTGCTGCAGTAAGAGAGCGGCCTTTTTGATCCGGATACTACGGATGTATTCCACCGGTGTATGTCCGGTGAGTTGTTTTATTTTTCTGTAGAGCTGTTTCGGGGCCACATCTGTCAGCTCGCTCAGGCGCTGTACCGAAAAGTCTGAATCATCAATATTGTCTTCGATCAGCTGCGTCACCCGTGCGAGAAATTTTTCGTCGGGCGACTGTACCGGAGCCGGCGTTGCAGGCTGGCTGATCTGGTCTATACGCAATTGGGCAGCGAGTCTCTCTTTTCGGTCGAGCAGCTGCAGCAGCTGCATATGGAGCAGCGCCATGTCGAAAGGTTTACTCATATATGCATCTATTCCGGCCGCTACCCACTCACGCTGGATCAGCTCATCATTTTGTGCTGTCAGCAGCATGATCGGTATGGTGGCGATGGCCGTTTGCTGCCGGAGTTTCCGGACCATTTCAATTCCGCCCATATGGGGCATCATGGCATCCGTGATGATGATGTCCGGCACAAAAGCGTGTCCCTCTATCAATCGCAAGGCTTCACGGCCATCGCCCACGACCACGCAATCATATGTATCCTGCAGTGTATTGCGCAAGAAATCGGCAAGCTCAGCATTGTCTTCGACGATCAGCAGCTTACGTTTGTCGTCGTTACCGCCATCATCGGGCCGATCCGTTTCAGCCATGGTGCCCAGTTTCAGCTGCAGCGTTACCTCTGTACCTTCAGGACTACTGTTGAGGCTGATCGGCCAGCCCAGCTGGTCGCAGTAGCTTTTGACGAGGTAGAGCCCCACCCCCGTGCCCTGTACTTCACTGACCTCCCTGACAGCAGAACGGTAAAATTTACTGAACACATAAGGCAGGTCATCCGGTGCGATGCCAACACCCGTATCCCGCACCGTCAGCTCCACCCCGCCTGCCGCGCTCCTGAGGATCAGCTCCACTCGTCCCCCCGGACGGTTATATTTACAGGCATTGGCCAGCAGGTTGTTGACGATCGAGTCCAGCTTGGCCACATCCGTCTGTACAAACACATGTTCCAGTTCACTCACCAAGCAGATGCTGAGGTTATCGTATTCTGGGATCTGCCGCCAGTCGTGCACGATCTGCCGTATGTGGGCGACCAGATCGATCTGCGAGATCAGCAGTCCCTGCAACGGCATTTCACGCCCCCCGGTCTGATCAAAAGTCATCAGCTCCTGAATCAAACTACTGATTTTTAACGCGTTGCGATGAACCCCATCTAGCTGTTTCTTCTTTTCGCTGTTTTTGGTCTGCCGCATCAGCTGACTTACCGGCGCCAGAATCAGGCTCAGCGGTGTTTTAATTTCATGCGATATCGCTGCCAGGAAGTCCATTTTCATCTTGGTGAGCTCCATCACCTTCCGTCGCTCACGACGTTCCCATTTCAAGGTGTTGCGCACCCTAAAAAAGTTGATTATCCAGAGCAAAAGACATAAGGCACTCAGCGCATATAGGCTTTTGGCCCAGTAGGAGGCATACCAGGGATGGCGGATCGTAATGTGATATTCGTGAATGTCGGACACCACATGCCCCGCTATATCCACTTTGGCCAGCTGCAGGTCGTAGCTACCGGGGTTCAAATTGGATAGCAGCACCTTATTGTCGCCACGTTCAAGCGGAATCCACGTCTCATTTTTGCCCTTAAAAGCATAGGCCAGACGGTAGCCTAGCTGGTTCCCATAATCGAGTCCCGAAAACTCCAGCCGCAGGTTGTTCTGGTTGTGATCCAGGCTGATGGTATTGCGGTACCGCAGTCCATAGCCGTAGTCTCCAAACAGCGCGTTGTTGACATACATGGCGGT from the Sphingobacterium thalpophilum genome contains:
- a CDS encoding SusC/RagA family TonB-linked outer membrane protein → MKGLAFKTSVLGLSLLSCLGTAHLQAAPGGDSRWIGLVQQQDVRGVVRNEQGQGIAGVTVLVAGTTIGTSTAADGSYRIAMPKGKTQLQFSIVGYSSQTLTVTGSTLDVTMAQAGTVLDELVVVGYGSTTKKDLTGAVNTVSSKDFNGGLVGSPEQLINGKTAGVQVMANSGSPSSGSTIRIRGGASLSASNDPLIVLDGVPLETGGISGNSGNFLSLINPNDIESMTVLKDASSTAIYGSRASNGVLLITTKKGKGDALRLSFSSIVSLQQALGVADMMSREEFAGLINSKGTASQKALLGNASTDWLSEVFQDAIGTDNNLSLQGKIGTALPFRASVGYYNQQGTLRTDRTDRMTGALVLSPTFFDKHLSVNLNVKGARNNNRFANTDAIWSAVAFNPTQPIYSGKDVYGGYYESLDNAGLPATGANLNPLGLLNQEKHRSTVNRAVGNLDLDYKLHVLPELKAHLTLGYDYAKGDGYNHIPASAASNFSIGGAYDSYEQTLKNKLFTGYLNYNKLFADIKSTFDLTVGHDYQFWSARRPPIVYYNDAGDVRSTAIASDERHTLISWYGRLNYNYDSRYLLTATVRRDGTSRFSPENRWGTFPSVALAWRLSQEPFMQSIAFLDDLKLRASYGVTGQQEGIGNYGYLPVYNQGTAYAQYRFGEQYHLVYRPMVYNRDLRWETTKAFNYGVDFALWKNRVSGAVEYYSRKTHDLLANVPVAAGTNFDQNATINVGNVESRGFEFQLNTVPIQKDNLRWEVNFNATNQHMKVTNIALVQDATAVGSYVGPNVSGRGIQILTTGYQPYMFYVYKQLYNEAGKPLEGVYADLNGDGAIDEKDLYRYQSPAPKWIFGFNTQLTYKKWTAATTLRANLGNYVFNNTKMNLSAWETLQYVDPAINNLHRDYFHTGFQSRQYYSDYYVENASFLRMENLTLNYSFGKVGRISSLRVGAVAQNVFIISNYSGVDPEVPNGFDSSFYPRSRTFSLSVNMDF
- a CDS encoding RagB/SusD family nutrient uptake outer membrane protein, yielding MKNIKRYCFGLLSLMLLWQSCTKDLNQYPTVETTSESVYTSLEGYRSVLAKLYASFAVAGNGRGDADPDMAGSTASWGYLRVYFNLQEVPTDEVVYTWAGGDNMTDIQYMTWGASDTWVNAMYYRIYYTVALCNEFLRNATAEKIATFGPAEQAQIAAFAAEARFLRALAYSHAMDLYGHVPFVTEKDPVKAFFPPRISRSDLFAFIEQELTQIAELLPEARQNEYGRVSRAAAWALLAKNYLNAQVYTGTARYGDCVNYARKIIDAGYTLHADYKQLFNADNDKRSSEIIFPIQADVDHTTTWGATTYLVNGPIVGSMKSSDYGVVSGWNSFRTLREFVALFDGTDSRGDFWTDGQSLDVEDPSVSSQGYGVVKFTNLKDDGSYKTDEGLVSTDFPMIRLADVYLMYAEAVLRGGGGSVQEAITLVNGIRRRAYGNDSGAITQAQLTLDFILAERGRELFWECTRRTDLIRFGRFTGNAYTWQWKGGVMDGRSVDAKFNLYPIPTTDMSANPNLIQNPGY